The Primulina huaijiensis isolate GDHJ02 chromosome 12, ASM1229523v2, whole genome shotgun sequence genome has a window encoding:
- the LOC140990291 gene encoding uncharacterized protein: MLEEDRVFRILNMESMVFDNVRFEKEKAVARFNRFRRIVKLWQFIELLVVLGLVSWSSVRVPAVMKVAGGYFVEFSAYVFNHHVVFVIGNIIIVLLFVICRRNDELSLSGGGDGLYDDYVKHSEAVHQREHPTGNVEPAVGEDAHAFGDDEKQIVVCSEEIKANPHGDEVTTAIEEATRQIRRFQRTQSEKLKREIAVRPRLELRRSETEKYQRKENPKTEYFEASEIDTLSSEEFRRTVEAFINKHWSKKSHLPNQFERYGNYHLVKMT; this comes from the coding sequence ATGCTCGAGGAGGATCGGGTGTTCCGAATTTTGAATATGGAATCAATGGTGTTTGATAATGTCAGGTTTGAGAAGGAAAAGGCAGTCGCGAGGTTCAATCGCTTTCGTAGAATCGTGAAGTTGTGGCAGTTTATCGAACTTTTGGTGGTTCTGGGGCTGGTTTCGTGGTCCTCTGTGCGTGTTCCGGCGGTTATGAAAGTCGCGGGCGGGTATTTTGTTGAGTTCTCCGCGTATGTATTCAATCACCACGTTGTTTTCGTAATCGGGAATATCATTATCGTTTTGCTCTTTGTGATTTGCCGGCGGAACGACGAGTTGAGTCTGTCTGGAGGTGGCGATGGTTTGTACGATGATTACGTGAAACACAGCGAGGCGGTTCATCAGCGAGAGCATCCAACGGGGAATGTGGAGCCAGCGGTGGGTGAAGACGCCCATGCCTTTGGTGATGACGAGAAGCAGATTGTGGTATGCTCGGAGGAAATCAAGGCGAATCCGCATGGTGATGAGGTGACGACTGCGATCGAAGAGGCCACGAGACAAATACGGAGGTTCCAGAGGACGCAATCGGAAAAACTGAAGCGTGAGATCGCGGTGAGGCCGAGGCTGGAGCTCCGGAGATCAGAGACGGAGAAATACCAGAGAAAGGAGAATCCCAAAACAGAGTATTTCGAAGCGTCGGAGATCGACACTCTGAGTAGCGAAGAGTTCCGGCGTACTGTTGAGGctttcatcaataaacactgGAGCAAAAAGAGCCACTTGCCGAATCAATTCGAAAGATACGGGAATTATCACTTggtaaaaatgacataa
- the LOC140989911 gene encoding inositol-pentakisphosphate 2-kinase-like has protein sequence MEMVLQAKDAVEWAYRAEGAVNLVLAYCGNSPKFIGKVLRVQKVSRNGSEYGNGHSALTKHEYVLWGEVAGIASAPTREIVEQLYVQQIMCPLLGSEHVDAGIRVLVSREFLEAVENRVLHSRPTWRVDEAKVNPLCDSVLLIADHSIFPLVSGTFKEDFCISVEIKPKCGFLPTSQFIAEENAVKKRITRFQMHQALRLHQGKVSQISKYNPLDLYSGSKDRVQKAIKSLFLTPQNNFRVFLNGAFVFGGLDATDSTSCTVDQAFDDALKHVILAKEGMHTNYFLELVAEAVFNSSLLNRLLEVQKLDIVDIEGAIHAYYDVISQPCAVCWEKGEKMLSGKYSVMHSMPMHKSLKIVRDYLISATAKDLSMMISFRSRSNMDQGSSYDVVYLDSTHQSFHYKASFIDLDMKPLKKMEYYYELDQRIAGNYVQRAKNVQEFENGESSHSDWHNT, from the exons ATGGAGATGGTTCTACAGGCCAAAGACGCGGTCGAATGGGCTTATAGAGCTGAGGGAGCTGTCAATTTGGTTCTTGCATACTGTGGAAACTCTccaaaattt ATCGGAAAGGTTTTAAGGGTTCAAAAGGTCTCAAGGAATGGATCTGAATATGGGAATGGTCATTCAGCTCTAACCAAGCATGAATACGTCCTGTGGGGAGAAGTGGCAGGCATCGCCTCGGCCCCTACAAGGGAAATTGTAGAGCAACTCTATGTGCAACAAATCATGTGCCCGTTGTTGGGTTCTGAGCATGTTGATGCAGGG ATTCGTGTTCTTGTGTCCAGAGAATTTTTGGAGGCAGTCGAAAATAGAGTTCTTCATTCTCGTCCAACTTGGCGTGTTGATGAGGCTAAAGTCAATCCCCTATGTGACTCAGTTCTTCTTATTGCTGATCATTCAATATTTCCTCTCG TTTCAGGCACGTTCAAGGAGGATTTTTGCATCTCTGTGGAGATTAAG CCCAAATGTGGGTTTCTTCCTACTTCACAATTTATCGCTGAAGAAAATGCCGTCAAAAAGAGAATTACTCGTTTTCAAATGCACCAAGCTCTGAGACTACATCAAGGAAAG GTGTCACAAATAAGCAAATATAACCCACTGGATTTATATTCGGGATCCAAGGATAGAGTACAAAAAGCAATTAAATCTCTTTTCCTTACGCCTCAAAATAATTTCCGGGTTTTCCTTAATGGTGCATTTGTTTTTGGAGGCCTAGATGCAACTGACAGTACTAGTTGCACTGTTGACCAAGCATTTGATGATGCCCTCAAACATGTCATTCTTGCAAAAGAGGGGATgcatacaaattattttttggaaCTTGTGGCTGAGGCAGTTTTCAACTCTAGTTTGCTGAATCGATTGCTTGAAGTACAGAAGCTAGACATTGTTGACATTGAAGGAGCCATTCATGCATACTATGACGTTATTTCTCAGCCTTGTGCAGTGTGTTGGGAAAAAGGTGAAAAAATGTTGTCAGGAAAGTATTCAGTCATGCATTCAATGCCAATGCATAAAAGCTTAAAAATCGTTAGAGATTACTTGATATCTGCTACTGCCAAGGACCTAAGTATGATGATTAGTTTTAGATCTAGAAGTAACATGGATCAGGGATCATCATATGATGTGGTTTATCTGGATTCAACCCATCAGAGTTTTCATTACAAG GCTTCTTTCATTGACCTGGATATGAAGCCATTGAAGAAAATGGAGTACTACTATGAGTTGGATCAACGGATAGCAGGTAATTATGTCCAAAGAGCAAAAAATGTGCAAGAATTTGAAAATGGTGAATCATCACATTCAGATTGGCACAATACCTAA
- the LOC140989901 gene encoding phosphatidylinositol/phosphatidylcholine transfer protein SFH3-like: protein MEEQNSLTEMFNRRKLFGVNAMMKDFDFKELNEVQKYYPQGYHGVDKEGRPIYIERLGKLDVEKLMQVTTLDRYVKYQVLDYEKTHRVRFPACSISANRHVNRNLVILDVEGVTFKSFTRPVQNVLMQLRKIYNDMYPETLSQMLIINAGPGFRLLWSAIKCFLDPETASKIQVIGNKYRTKLLEMIDESELPDFLGGSCNCKLEGGCLRSDRGPWKDISIA from the exons AATAGGAGGAAACTTTTTGGTGTTAACGCTATGATGAAG GACTTTGACTTTAAGGAATTGAATGAAGTTCAGAAATATTACCCTCAGGGCTATCACGGTGTAGACAAGGAAGGAAGACCAATCTACATTGAAAGATTGGGAAAGCTTGATGTGGAAAAATTAATGCAGGTCACCACTTTAGATCGATATGTTAAATACCAAGTCCTGGACTACGAGAAAACTCATAGGGTCAGGTTTCCTGCTTGCTCTATCTCTGCAAACAGACACGTTAACAGAAATTTGGTGATTCTTGATGTTGAAGGCGTG ACCTTTAAGAGTTTTACAAGACCTGTGCAAAATGTCCTTATGCAGCTCCGCAAGATTTATAATGACATGTATCCCGAA ACCCTTTCTCAAATGCTCATCATAAATGCTGGCCCTGGCTTTAGATTACTTTGGAGCGCTATAAAATGCTTTCTTGACCCTGAAACAGCATCCAAGATTCAG GTCATTGGCAATAAGTATCGAACGAAATTGCTTGAAATGATTGACGAAAG TGAGCTTCCGGATTTTCTTGGTGGGAGCTGTAACTGTAAGCTTGAAGGAGGCTGCCTCAGGTCAGACAGAGGACCATGGAAAGACATATCTATTGCTTAG